From one Enterococcus sp. DIV2402 genomic stretch:
- the nrdG gene encoding anaerobic ribonucleoside-triphosphate reductase activating protein, with the protein MRNPQPKEWCSEDYSQQRIADYKPFNFVDGEGVRNSLYVSGCLFACEGCFNKAVQNFRYGTPYTLELENQIIADLSHDYVQGLTLLGGEPFLNTAVCLQLVQRVRETFGMKKDIWSWSGYTFEELLQETDDKLALLQQIDILVDGRFELSKRNLNLQFRGSSNQRILDVPKSLAAGKAVIWEKCIDAEQQYEQIKKQALI; encoded by the coding sequence ATGAGAAACCCACAACCCAAAGAATGGTGCAGTGAAGACTATAGTCAACAACGGATTGCTGATTATAAGCCGTTTAATTTTGTCGATGGTGAGGGAGTTCGTAATAGTTTATACGTCAGCGGTTGTCTTTTTGCTTGTGAAGGTTGCTTCAATAAAGCCGTACAAAATTTCCGCTACGGTACACCGTATACTTTGGAATTAGAAAATCAAATTATTGCAGACCTCTCTCACGATTATGTTCAAGGACTTACTTTATTAGGTGGCGAACCTTTTTTAAACACGGCTGTTTGCCTCCAATTAGTTCAACGCGTTCGGGAAACGTTTGGAATGAAAAAAGATATCTGGAGTTGGTCAGGATATACATTTGAAGAACTTTTGCAAGAAACTGATGATAAATTGGCTCTATTGCAACAAATCGATATTTTAGTTGATGGTCGTTTTGAATTAAGTAAACGTAATCTCAATTTACAATTTCGTGGTAGCAGTAATCAACGAATTCTTGATGTCCCCAAATCATTAGCAGCTGGTAAAGCAGTGATTTGGGAAAAATGTATCGATGCCGAACAACAATATGAACAAATTAAAAAGCAAGCGCTCATTTAG
- the dinB gene encoding DNA polymerase IV: MTGLQFPLKNDTSRKIIHIDMDAFFASVEERDQPELAKHPLVIARHPSDTGGRGVVTTANYLARQYGIHSAMSAQKAYELCPHALFVPGNHQKYREISRQVRAVFYRYTDLVEIVSIDEAYLDVTENKIQSTSAIKIAKLIQHDIWQEVQLTCSAGVSYNKFLAKLASDFEKPRGLTVVMPQDAVTFLKKLPIEKFHGVGKKTVPRMHELGIFTGADLHERSEAELMQHFGKMGYSLYRKVRGIHNAPVNISRERKSIGKENTYGQPLATEDECLAQLRQLSNAVAESLKKEQKHGKTVVVKIRYADYTTITKRVTLLEYVYRKEEIFSQASLIWEEILGVEKGIRLLGVTVTNLDPLTYENIVLPLWETGDPYEKSKH; encoded by the coding sequence ATGACCGGATTGCAGTTTCCATTAAAAAATGATACATCCCGTAAAATTATACATATTGATATGGATGCTTTTTTTGCATCAGTAGAAGAACGTGACCAACCGGAACTGGCGAAGCATCCGTTAGTGATTGCTCGTCATCCAAGTGATACCGGGGGACGTGGTGTGGTTACAACAGCGAATTATTTAGCACGCCAATATGGCATACATTCGGCTATGAGTGCGCAAAAAGCGTATGAGCTGTGTCCACATGCGCTATTTGTTCCAGGAAATCACCAAAAATATCGAGAAATTTCTCGGCAAGTGCGTGCGGTTTTTTACCGTTATACAGATTTAGTCGAAATCGTTTCGATTGATGAAGCGTATTTGGATGTGACTGAAAATAAAATTCAAAGTACATCAGCTATTAAAATTGCCAAATTAATTCAGCATGATATTTGGCAAGAAGTTCAGCTTACTTGTTCAGCAGGGGTCAGTTACAATAAATTTTTAGCCAAATTAGCTTCAGATTTTGAAAAACCACGAGGCTTGACCGTTGTAATGCCTCAAGATGCTGTTACTTTTCTAAAAAAATTACCGATTGAAAAATTTCATGGTGTCGGGAAAAAGACCGTTCCTAGAATGCATGAATTAGGTATTTTTACAGGAGCAGACTTACATGAACGTAGTGAGGCAGAGCTGATGCAGCATTTTGGCAAAATGGGTTATTCCTTGTATCGCAAAGTCCGTGGTATTCACAATGCACCGGTAAATATTTCACGTGAACGAAAATCGATAGGCAAAGAAAATACCTATGGGCAACCTTTAGCGACAGAAGACGAATGTCTAGCTCAATTACGCCAATTGTCGAATGCAGTAGCTGAATCCTTAAAAAAAGAACAAAAACACGGCAAGACGGTTGTTGTGAAAATTCGCTATGCAGATTATACCACGATTACTAAGCGGGTTACCTTGCTTGAATACGTCTATCGCAAGGAAGAGATTTTTTCGCAAGCTAGTTTAATTTGGGAAGAAATTCTGGGCGTTGAAAAGGGGATTCGTTTATTAGGTGTGACAGTCACTAACTTGGATCCATTGACTTATGAAAATATCGTGTTACCTCTGTGGGAAACTGGAGATCCTTATGAAAAAAGCAAGCACTAA
- the rsmI gene encoding 16S rRNA (cytidine(1402)-2'-O)-methyltransferase, whose amino-acid sequence MKKQRSFKDKTVGILYLVPTPIGNLEDMTFRSVKTLQAVDLIASEDTRNTQKLLNHFEITVPQKSLHEHNYKERVPQLVEYLKEGKSIAQVSDAGMPSISDPGHELVLACIEEEISVVALPGPTAGLTALIASGLTPQPNYFYGFLKRKKKEQLAELATLKYQKATMIFYESPYRLGTTIENMMEAFGPNRQAVVCRELTKIHEEYLRGTLAELKEYLDETPVKGECCLMVAGATEEAPAEEIVGTITEQVEALIADGMKPNLAIKEIAKKNSLKKQVVYNDYHGLNEV is encoded by the coding sequence TTGAAGAAACAGCGGAGTTTTAAAGATAAGACAGTTGGGATACTATATTTAGTTCCGACACCGATTGGCAATTTAGAAGATATGACCTTTCGCAGTGTAAAAACATTACAAGCGGTGGATTTAATTGCCAGTGAAGACACTCGTAATACTCAAAAGCTATTGAATCATTTTGAAATTACAGTACCGCAAAAAAGTTTACATGAACATAATTATAAAGAGCGGGTTCCCCAACTAGTTGAATATTTAAAAGAGGGTAAATCCATCGCGCAAGTTAGTGATGCAGGCATGCCCTCGATTAGTGATCCTGGTCATGAACTAGTGTTGGCATGTATTGAAGAAGAAATTTCGGTGGTTGCTTTGCCTGGTCCCACTGCTGGTTTGACAGCTTTGATTGCTTCTGGACTGACGCCACAGCCAAATTATTTTTATGGCTTTTTAAAACGTAAAAAGAAAGAACAGCTAGCAGAACTGGCAACACTCAAGTATCAAAAAGCAACCATGATTTTTTATGAATCGCCGTATCGTTTAGGAACAACTATCGAAAACATGATGGAAGCTTTTGGTCCGAATCGTCAAGCAGTTGTTTGTCGTGAATTGACCAAAATTCATGAAGAATATTTACGAGGAACCTTAGCAGAATTAAAAGAATATCTTGATGAGACGCCTGTCAAAGGCGAATGTTGCTTGATGGTTGCCGGTGCAACCGAAGAAGCGCCAGCAGAAGAAATTGTTGGAACCATTACCGAGCAAGTCGAAGCTTTAATTGCTGATGGAATGAAACCAAATCTAGCAATTAAAGAAATTGCCAAGAAAAATAGCTTGAAAAAGCAAGTCGTGTACAATGATTATCATGGATTAAATGAAGTCTAG
- a CDS encoding DNA replication initiation control protein YabA, with protein MDKRSIYDGLNDFESDLQNLLTNLAEMKDSLQEVVEKNATLELENQRLREHIRELNQANEQPSGKAKQENSSALSKSRMNLEKIYEEGFHVCYDLYGSRREHDEPCAFCLEVIYRESGK; from the coding sequence ATGGATAAGCGTTCGATATATGATGGATTGAATGATTTTGAGAGTGATTTACAAAACTTATTAACAAATCTTGCGGAAATGAAAGATTCTCTACAAGAAGTTGTGGAAAAAAATGCCACACTGGAGTTAGAAAATCAGCGTTTGCGTGAGCATATCCGTGAATTAAATCAAGCAAATGAGCAGCCGTCAGGCAAGGCGAAACAAGAAAATTCATCGGCATTATCAAAATCACGCATGAATTTAGAAAAAATTTACGAAGAAGGTTTCCACGTTTGTTATGATTTATATGGATCAAGACGTGAGCACGATGAACCGTGTGCGTTTTGTTTAGAAGTAATTTATCGCGAAAGTGGCAAATAA
- a CDS encoding PSP1 domain-containing protein, which produces MVKVVGVRYRQAGRIYYFSPGETEFLYNDKVLVESQQAKYIATVAIPNKEMAAEDLPDDIKPIIHRATASELQQDEKNKQDAKEALRIGKNKIREHKLEMKLVDVEYTFDRSKMIFQFTADGRIDFRELVKDLAAIFRTRIELRQIGVRDEAKILGGIGPCGRQLCCSTFLGDFVPVSIKMAKDQGLSLNPTKISGLCGRLMCCLNYENDEYEAAKKELPDFGTEIVTPDGKGRVVGLNLLSRVIKVRLFGKETPVEYDYEEIKEVAKAGEANVNG; this is translated from the coding sequence ATGGTTAAAGTAGTGGGTGTTCGTTACCGACAAGCTGGACGAATCTATTATTTTTCTCCTGGTGAAACTGAATTTTTATATAACGATAAGGTCTTGGTGGAATCCCAGCAAGCGAAATATATAGCGACTGTTGCTATCCCTAATAAAGAGATGGCCGCAGAAGATTTGCCGGATGACATTAAACCAATCATCCATCGCGCAACAGCTTCTGAGTTGCAACAAGATGAAAAGAATAAACAAGATGCAAAAGAAGCTTTACGAATTGGTAAAAATAAAATTCGTGAGCATAAATTAGAAATGAAATTGGTCGATGTCGAATATACATTTGATCGTAGCAAAATGATATTCCAATTTACTGCAGACGGGCGAATTGATTTTAGAGAATTGGTCAAAGATTTAGCCGCTATCTTCCGTACACGAATTGAATTACGTCAAATCGGCGTCCGTGATGAAGCAAAAATCTTAGGTGGAATTGGTCCTTGTGGTCGTCAATTATGTTGTTCAACTTTTTTAGGCGATTTTGTCCCAGTGTCCATTAAAATGGCAAAAGACCAAGGCTTATCTTTAAATCCAACAAAGATTTCTGGTTTATGTGGTCGTTTAATGTGTTGTTTAAACTATGAAAATGATGAATATGAAGCAGCGAAAAAAGAATTACCTGATTTTGGTACTGAAATTGTAACCCCCGACGGCAAAGGTCGTGTAGTCGGCTTAAACTTATTAAGTCGTGTCATCAAAGTACGACTATTCGGGAAAGAAACGCCTGTGGAATATGATTACGAAGAGATAAAAGAAGTTGCCAAAGCAGGTGAAGCTAATGTCAATGGATAA
- the holB gene encoding DNA polymerase III subunit delta', with amino-acid sequence MEEGKFLAEYQPLVYSQMKKNGEHERLAHAYLFEGDNGTGKHEMSTWLAKYIFCEQRQDNEPCNQCINCLRIEMNEHPNVQTITPDGQSIKVDQIRQLQAEFSKSGFEQRQQVFIIQQAEKMNASAANSLLKFLEEPPGSFLAILETDSLGRILPTIQSRCQIIHFSPLPKGKLREKLQNDGIGQQTAELLASLTNSYDKAVEISQDEWFNGAKDIVSTWFDYLRKKDPQSFVFVQKKLLAITKEKTQQRQVLAILSFYFQRERNQFLTQGLHVDGLNRELELILQAQQKLEANVSFQGVAEQLALRIIT; translated from the coding sequence ATGGAGGAAGGAAAGTTTTTAGCCGAATACCAACCTCTTGTCTACTCTCAAATGAAAAAAAATGGTGAGCATGAGCGTTTGGCTCATGCTTATCTTTTTGAAGGGGACAATGGGACCGGCAAACATGAAATGAGTACATGGTTAGCAAAATACATTTTTTGTGAACAACGACAAGACAATGAACCGTGTAACCAATGTATTAATTGTTTGCGTATTGAGATGAATGAACATCCGAATGTTCAGACGATTACCCCTGATGGTCAGAGTATTAAAGTCGATCAAATTCGTCAATTACAAGCGGAGTTTTCCAAAAGTGGTTTTGAGCAACGTCAGCAAGTATTTATTATTCAACAAGCAGAAAAAATGAATGCGAGTGCAGCGAATAGTTTACTTAAATTTTTAGAAGAGCCACCTGGTAGTTTCTTAGCAATCTTAGAGACGGATAGTTTAGGCAGAATTTTGCCAACCATTCAATCACGTTGCCAAATTATTCATTTTTCGCCACTTCCCAAAGGAAAATTACGTGAAAAATTACAAAATGATGGAATTGGTCAACAGACGGCAGAACTTCTTGCTAGTCTGACAAATAGTTACGACAAAGCAGTTGAAATCTCTCAAGATGAATGGTTTAATGGTGCTAAGGACATTGTTTCAACGTGGTTTGACTACTTGCGAAAGAAAGATCCTCAAAGTTTTGTTTTTGTACAGAAAAAATTATTGGCAATCACAAAAGAAAAAACACAACAACGTCAAGTTTTAGCGATATTGTCGTTTTATTTTCAACGTGAGCGCAACCAATTTTTGACTCAAGGACTTCATGTAGATGGATTGAATCGTGAATTGGAGCTGATTTTACAAGCTCAACAAAAATTAGAAGCAAATGTTTCTTTTCAAGGTGTCGCTGAACAGTTGGCATTGCGGATCATTACCTGA
- a CDS encoding cyclic-di-AMP receptor: MKLIMAIVQDKDSNRLANEFIDANIRATKLSSTGGFLKAGNSTFIIGIEDERVDEALELIKKTCQSRKQYVSTPMSLDVSLDGQVPYPVEVEVGGSTVFVLPVEGFHQY; encoded by the coding sequence ATGAAACTAATTATGGCAATCGTTCAAGACAAAGACAGCAACCGTTTAGCAAACGAATTTATTGATGCGAATATTCGTGCAACAAAACTATCTTCAACAGGTGGTTTTTTGAAAGCAGGTAACAGCACCTTTATTATCGGGATTGAAGATGAACGTGTAGATGAAGCACTAGAATTGATCAAGAAAACATGCCAATCAAGAAAGCAATATGTGTCAACACCAATGTCTTTAGATGTTTCATTGGATGGACAAGTTCCATATCCAGTTGAAGTAGAAGTTGGTGGCTCAACCGTATTTGTTTTACCAGTTGAAGGTTTTCATCAATATTAA
- the tmk gene encoding dTMP kinase: MNGLFITIEGPDGAGKTSVINELYPRLQLIAKKGIVKTREPGGVRISEKIRHIILNPEHDEMDERTEALLYAAARRQHLVEVILPALNAGKIVICDRFVDSSLAYQGAGRRIGMEEIAAINEFATEGTTPDFTLYLDIDSDSGLRRIQQNRADQIDRLDSEGLEFHQRVRHAYLKLAEENPFRIHRVDARMSLPDVVETSYSAIVEAYPQYF, encoded by the coding sequence GTGAATGGATTATTCATAACAATTGAAGGACCAGATGGCGCAGGTAAAACCAGCGTCATCAATGAACTGTACCCTCGTTTACAGTTAATAGCTAAAAAAGGTATTGTAAAAACAAGAGAACCAGGAGGTGTCCGAATTTCGGAAAAAATTCGTCACATTATCCTCAATCCAGAACATGATGAAATGGATGAACGTACCGAAGCGTTGCTTTATGCAGCGGCTCGCCGTCAACATTTAGTTGAAGTAATTTTACCTGCGTTAAATGCTGGTAAAATTGTTATCTGTGATCGTTTTGTGGATAGTTCATTAGCTTATCAAGGAGCAGGACGTCGGATTGGCATGGAAGAAATTGCTGCAATTAACGAATTTGCAACAGAAGGGACAACGCCAGATTTTACGCTTTATTTAGATATTGATTCTGATTCAGGGTTAAGAAGAATTCAACAAAACAGAGCCGACCAAATTGACCGATTGGACTCTGAAGGGTTAGAATTTCATCAAAGGGTTCGTCACGCTTATTTAAAATTAGCGGAAGAAAATCCATTCCGTATTCATCGAGTGGACGCACGTATGAGTTTACCTGATGTGGTCGAAACAAGCTATTCTGCTATTGTCGAAGCTTACCCACAATATTTTTAA
- the recR gene encoding recombination mediator RecR, with amino-acid sequence MQYPEPIARLIASYMNLPGIGQKTATRLAFHTIDMKDEVVNEFAKSLLSVKRDLTFCSVCGNITEEDPCSICSDTTRDRSTILVVEEPKDVMALEKMREYRGLYHVLHGVLSPMEGTGPEDINIPSLIQRLHNDEVTEVILATNATTEGEATAMYLSRLIKPAGIKVTRLAHGLSVGSDIEYADEVTLLKAVEGRREL; translated from the coding sequence GTGCAATATCCAGAACCAATTGCAAGATTAATTGCTAGTTATATGAATTTACCAGGGATTGGTCAAAAAACTGCGACTCGGTTGGCTTTTCATACGATTGATATGAAAGATGAAGTCGTCAACGAATTTGCAAAATCATTATTAAGTGTCAAGCGTGATTTGACCTTTTGTAGTGTATGTGGGAATATTACAGAAGAAGATCCTTGTAGCATTTGTTCAGATACAACCCGTGATCGTAGCACGATTTTGGTTGTAGAAGAACCAAAAGATGTGATGGCTTTGGAGAAAATGCGCGAGTATCGAGGTCTATATCACGTCTTACATGGTGTGCTTTCTCCAATGGAAGGAACCGGACCAGAAGATATCAACATTCCCAGTTTGATTCAACGCTTGCATAACGATGAGGTGACTGAAGTTATCTTAGCAACGAATGCAACGACTGAAGGAGAAGCAACTGCGATGTATCTTTCTCGTTTAATCAAACCGGCTGGCATCAAAGTAACACGCCTGGCACATGGGCTATCGGTGGGTAGTGACATTGAATATGCAGACGAAGTAACTTTATTAAAAGCGGTCGAAGGCAGAAGAGAATTATAG
- a CDS encoding YbaB/EbfC family nucleoid-associated protein, with translation MMRGMGNMQGMMKQVQKMQKKMAEEQEVLNATEFKGEATNGYVKVTATGDRKIKDIVIDPAIIDAEDAEMLQDLVVMAVNDVLTKVEKETEATIGKYTKGIPGF, from the coding sequence ATGATGCGAGGCATGGGAAATATGCAAGGCATGATGAAACAAGTACAAAAAATGCAAAAGAAAATGGCAGAAGAACAAGAAGTGTTAAATGCCACAGAATTTAAAGGGGAAGCTACTAACGGCTATGTAAAAGTTACCGCAACCGGTGACCGCAAAATTAAAGATATCGTGATTGATCCAGCAATCATTGACGCAGAAGATGCTGAAATGTTACAAGATTTAGTTGTAATGGCAGTTAATGACGTATTAACGAAGGTTGAAAAAGAAACCGAAGCAACAATCGGTAAATATACAAAAGGAATCCCAGGATTCTAA
- the dnaX gene encoding DNA polymerase III subunit gamma/tau codes for MAYQALYRVWRSQRFDDVVGQQAITQTLKNAIIQNQISHAYLFTGPRGTGKTSAAKILAKAVNCPHSQDGEPCNECEMCRSITAGSQEDVIEIDAASNNGVEEIRFIRDRANYAPTQAKYKVYIIDEVHMLSTGAFNALLKTLEEPRKNVIFILATTEPHKIPATIISRTQRFDFKRIRTEDIVEHLAHILAESNIDYEDQALQVIARSAEGGMRDALSILDQAISFSDGKITMQNAMEVTGSLTFEMMDQFIQYCAQNNVAGALEMLGDMLASGKEARRLLENLLVYCRDLLIYQQAPQLLNEKTGYLTEEFQQLAKDTAPPQLYQWIDILNDTQNDVRFTTNPTIYLEVATVKLASGGTPASVVSAEAIVDNQEVQQLKKELQGLRQELQQLKQNGVTAQPETPKAPKRKPQMNGYRIPKERVFSVLKEATKQNLVNVKMVWEDLLSSLTITQKAILRASEPKAASPTGLVIAFDYEIICQKAANDPEFGLAVHNNLSRMIPDYAPDPIFITVDSWPELRQEFLSSDHEIEVEEVFEEAGDISLVPEEPEDETIVTKAQELFGDLATIEED; via the coding sequence TTGGCTTATCAAGCACTTTATCGCGTCTGGCGTTCGCAACGCTTTGACGATGTTGTCGGGCAACAAGCGATTACCCAAACGTTGAAAAATGCGATTATCCAAAATCAGATTTCTCACGCCTATTTATTTACAGGCCCACGAGGAACAGGAAAGACCAGTGCCGCAAAAATTCTTGCCAAAGCAGTCAATTGTCCGCACAGTCAAGATGGCGAACCGTGTAATGAATGTGAAATGTGTCGTTCGATTACAGCAGGTAGTCAAGAAGACGTTATTGAAATTGATGCTGCGAGTAATAATGGTGTAGAAGAGATTCGCTTTATTCGTGATCGGGCAAATTATGCACCGACGCAAGCGAAATATAAAGTGTATATCATCGATGAAGTCCACATGCTTTCGACAGGTGCGTTTAATGCTTTGTTAAAAACGTTGGAAGAACCGCGAAAAAATGTGATTTTTATCTTAGCAACAACTGAGCCTCATAAAATTCCAGCAACAATTATCTCACGGACGCAACGTTTTGATTTTAAACGAATTCGGACAGAAGATATTGTTGAGCATTTGGCACATATTTTAGCTGAAAGCAACATTGATTATGAAGATCAGGCGTTGCAAGTGATTGCTCGTTCGGCTGAAGGTGGTATGCGTGATGCATTGAGTATTTTAGACCAAGCAATTTCCTTTAGCGATGGTAAAATTACAATGCAAAATGCGATGGAGGTAACTGGAAGTTTAACCTTTGAAATGATGGATCAGTTTATCCAGTACTGTGCACAAAACAATGTAGCTGGCGCTTTAGAAATGTTAGGTGACATGTTAGCCTCTGGTAAAGAAGCTCGACGTTTATTGGAAAATCTTTTAGTCTATTGTCGTGATTTATTGATTTATCAACAAGCCCCACAGTTGTTAAACGAAAAAACGGGGTATCTAACGGAAGAGTTTCAGCAACTTGCGAAAGATACAGCACCACCACAATTGTATCAATGGATTGATATTTTAAATGATACACAAAATGATGTACGGTTTACGACAAATCCAACTATTTATTTAGAAGTGGCGACAGTTAAATTAGCCAGTGGTGGTACACCAGCTAGTGTCGTCTCTGCGGAAGCAATCGTTGATAATCAAGAAGTCCAACAATTAAAAAAAGAATTGCAAGGCTTACGACAAGAACTACAGCAACTCAAGCAAAATGGCGTAACGGCACAACCGGAAACACCAAAAGCACCTAAGCGAAAACCGCAAATGAATGGCTATCGTATTCCCAAAGAGCGTGTCTTTAGTGTGTTAAAAGAAGCCACCAAACAAAATTTAGTGAATGTGAAAATGGTTTGGGAAGACTTGCTATCTAGTTTGACGATTACTCAAAAAGCCATCTTGCGTGCAAGTGAACCCAAAGCAGCTAGTCCAACTGGGTTAGTGATTGCATTTGACTATGAAATTATTTGTCAAAAAGCTGCGAACGACCCAGAATTTGGATTAGCCGTGCATAATAATTTGAGTCGAATGATTCCAGATTATGCACCGGATCCAATTTTTATTACGGTTGATAGCTGGCCAGAACTACGGCAAGAATTTCTATCCAGTGATCACGAAATTGAAGTGGAAGAAGTATTTGAAGAAGCAGGGGATATTTCGTTAGTACCAGAGGAACCTGAAGATGAAACAATAGTGACCAAAGCTCAAGAGTTATTTGGTGATTTAGCAACAATTGAAGAAGATTAA
- a CDS encoding SPFH domain-containing protein, with the protein MGLIKAATSTIGGGLADQWLEIIEPDDMGDTTVMTKGVKVRKDSKRGSNRKGTDDVITDGSVVHVYPNMMMLLVDGGKIIDYTAEEGYYTVQNNSAPSMFNGSLKAAISETFDRFKFGGVTPQKQQVFYINLQEIKGIRFGTSSPLNYFDNFYNAELFLRTHGTYSIKVTDPILFYTNAIPRNKTQVEIDDINEQYLAEFLTALQATINKMSADGERISYVPSKSMELSKYMSDVLDDSWRDLRGMEIVAVAVASISYTDDSVKLINMRNQGAMLGDANIREGFVQGSIAKGMEAAGNNPGGAAQSFMGMGVGMNAAGGFFNQASQTNQQQMQQQAAKQENTWTCPDCGTENTGKFCSNCGTAKPEAKAASVKMKCASCDAVVDLTNGVPKFCPECGKPFQGVPI; encoded by the coding sequence ATGGGATTAATTAAAGCAGCAACAAGTACAATTGGTGGCGGTCTTGCTGACCAATGGCTAGAGATTATCGAACCAGATGATATGGGTGACACAACAGTAATGACAAAAGGTGTCAAAGTTAGAAAAGATAGTAAACGTGGATCCAACCGTAAAGGAACCGATGACGTAATTACGGATGGTTCAGTTGTTCATGTATATCCAAATATGATGATGCTTTTAGTTGATGGTGGAAAAATTATCGATTATACCGCAGAAGAAGGATATTATACTGTTCAAAATAATTCTGCACCATCCATGTTTAACGGTTCATTAAAAGCAGCCATTTCAGAAACATTTGACCGTTTCAAATTTGGTGGTGTGACCCCACAAAAACAACAAGTTTTCTATATTAATTTACAAGAAATTAAAGGCATTCGTTTTGGTACGTCTTCTCCGCTAAATTATTTTGATAATTTTTACAATGCGGAGTTATTTTTACGAACACATGGAACGTATTCTATTAAAGTAACTGATCCAATTTTATTTTACACAAATGCGATTCCGCGCAATAAAACACAAGTCGAAATCGATGATATTAACGAGCAATATCTAGCTGAATTTTTAACAGCCTTACAAGCAACTATCAACAAAATGTCTGCTGATGGCGAACGTATTTCTTATGTCCCTTCTAAAAGTATGGAACTAAGCAAATATATGAGTGATGTTTTAGATGATAGTTGGCGTGATTTACGTGGAATGGAAATTGTCGCTGTAGCAGTGGCAAGCATTTCTTACACAGATGATTCAGTTAAATTAATCAACATGCGTAACCAAGGTGCAATGTTAGGTGATGCCAACATTCGTGAAGGATTTGTACAAGGGTCAATTGCTAAAGGAATGGAAGCAGCAGGAAACAATCCTGGAGGCGCAGCACAAAGCTTTATGGGCATGGGTGTTGGGATGAATGCTGCTGGAGGTTTCTTTAATCAAGCTTCTCAAACGAATCAACAACAAATGCAACAGCAAGCAGCTAAACAAGAAAACACTTGGACTTGCCCAGATTGCGGTACTGAAAATACTGGAAAATTCTGTAGCAATTGTGGGACTGCAAAACCTGAAGCTAAAGCAGCAAGTGTTAAAATGAAATGTGCCTCTTGTGACGCAGTCGTTGATTTAACAAATGGCGTACCAAAATTCTGTCCAGAGTGTGGCAAACCATTCCAAGGAGTACCAATCTAA